The following DNA comes from Halobacillus litoralis.
TGTGAAGAACAACTCGCATTCCTTCTTTTTTTTATGTTAAAATAATGGGGTTGTAAAATTGATGTAAATATTATGTGAAGGGATGAACCTTGATGAAGCAAGAAGACTACTTACAATCATTGCTTTCAGAGCCTTCCAAACCTGTAAAAGATATGGAATCTTATGCGAAAGAGCACAGTGTGCCTATCATGGAACCATTGGGGATTGATTTCCTCATGCAGCTCCTCCGGATTCAAAGACCCGATAATATTCTTGAAATCGGTACAGCGATCGGATATTCAGCCCTTCGCATGTTGGAAGCATGTCCAGGGTGCACGATCACCACGATTGAAAGAGATGAAGAAAGATATAAAGATGCATTAGGGAATATTAAGGAATGGAAAGCGGAAGCTCAGATCACAGTGCTTCATGGTGATGCCCTGGAAGTAGTAGACAAAGTGAAATCTCGTGGTCCTTTTGACGTATTATTTATCGATGCTGCGAAAGGAAAGTATGAACAGTTCTTTCATTTATATACACCTCTGCTTACAGAAGATGGAGTCATCATTTCTGATAATGTGCTATTTAAAGGCTATGTAGCCGATGATCAGGCCGCAACTCCACGAATGGCGAAAATCGCCGGTAAAATCAGGGATTTTAATGAGTGGCTGGTTCGTAACCCTCATTATCACACAACTATCATTCCAATCGGAGATGGAGTAGCCATCACGAAGAAGAGACCACAACAGGATTAAGGTTTCATATAGATTCTATCCATATGAATGAAAGGAGCTCCTAGAGCATGAATGACAAACCAGTAGTTATCGGTGTCGCGGGTGGGACTGGATCTGGAAAGACAAGTGTGACACGTTCCATCATCCGGCGCTTCACGGATAAAACTTTATTGATGTTAGAACAGGATTATTATTATAAAGATCAGAGTCACCTTCCTTATGAGGAACGTTTAGAAACGAACTACGACCACCCGCTGGCTTTTGATAATGATCTCCTGATCGATCATTTAGAACAATTGATTGAACAAAAAACAGTAGAAAAACCGGTCTATGACTATAAAATGCATACCCGGTCAAATGAAACCATTCATGTGGAACCGAAAGAGGTCATCATTGTGGAAGGAATTCTCGTATTAGAGGATGAACGTCTCCGAGACCTGATGGATATCAAGGTGTTTGTTGATACGGATGCTGATGTAAGGATCATCCGCAGAATGATGCGTGATATTAACGAGCGAGGTCGTACATTGGACTCGGTCATTGATCAATACATCAATGTCGTTCGGCCCATGCACTTGCAATTCGTAGAACCTACGAAGCGATATTCAGATATCATCATACCTGAAGGTGGACAAAACCACGTAGCCATAGACTTGATGGCGACGAAAATACAAACGGTGCTGTATGAAAAGGGCCAAACAGTAAGCAGAGAAAATAGTTGAAATACTAGCGGAAATCTGGCATAGTTTTCAATAGCAGTTCTAAAATATCATGTCCTCGGGTAAAGTATAGTAAATTGTTAATGAGCGTACAGGCGTACTGCTCATTTCCTATATTAAGGACATCTCATTCTTTCTTGTACTAAAGGAGTGTTTACGGATCATGGCAGAAGAAAAAAGTTATTATATGACTGAAGAAGGTAAACAAAAGCTAGAAGAAGAATTGCATCATTTAAAAACTGAACGACGTAAAGAAGTAGTAGAACGCATAAAAATCGCACGTGGATTCGGGGATCTTTCCGAGAACTCTGAATACGACGCAGCAAAAGATGAACAAGCTTTCGTCGAAGCACGGATCACACAGGTAGAGAACATGATTCGCAATGCTGTTATCATTGAAAATGATAATGAAAATCCTGATACGGTGACATTGGGTAAATCCGTTACGTTCCAAGAGCTTCCCGATGGCGATGAAGAAACCTATAAGATTGTCGGAAGTGCTGAGGCGGATCCATTCGAAGGCAAAATTTCCAATGATTCTCCAATGGCTCAAAGTCTCATTGGCCATGTGGTTGGCGATCAAGTGAAAGTGGCCACACCAGGTGGGGAAATCGACGTAAAAATTGTAACCGTCGATTAAATAATTGTGATGATAAAAAGACAGGGACTCCCTGTCTTTTTTCTTCGCTGCGGGCACTTTTTTCTTTTTGCAATGTAAGTTACATTTCTTATTCTTTCCTGGTGCTGTTTTCAAATTATATGCAAAATAAAAATCGACGTTATTCTTATAGAAGTTAGGTGACGTCCTGGAGATCAGAACCTAACGGATTCCTATGGAAAAGAGTAAGGACCATGGGAGGATTGGTCGATGAACTTTCTTCATGTATAATATATTGCGAGTCAAAAGGAGGAGAATAGAAATGAATGAAAAACATACATCCAAGTCCCGTGCGAACCGTTTTGAGAAGAAAAGGCGCAGCACGAAATGGTTGACTTGGCTTATACCTGCAGGAAGCGTCTTGGCAGTATTATTCATTTCCGTATTGATCTTCGGGGGAGATGACCAAAAAGGTCAAGCTCAAAAGTCTGAAGAAACACCAAGTGTAGAAAGTGAAACGGAAGAGGACCAAAATAACCAGGATGCTGGAGAAGAGGAAACGCAATCGTCTGATTCAGCAGATGAAAATAAAGAAGAGCAGGAAGAACCAAGCGATAAGCAGAAAGTTTCACTAGAAGGTTTCGAAGAATTGAAACCTATTGAGGATGAAGAGGGATTGAAAATCGAAAAGAGTGAAGATCCCAATGTAGAGCGTGTCGTTACGAAAGACTGGTCTGTCGTAGCAACAGAGCAGGAATTAAGCGGCGAACACCGGATCACTTATGAAGAAGGCTCAAAAGACTATCAGGAACTTTTACAAGCTGTCAGGAATGCTGTAGGCTTGTCTGAAGACAATATCATCTATTGGTGGGTCGGTAATGGCGGAGGACCAAACAAAGCAGTAGCGACCGTCTCAGACAAAAATGAAACAGGTTATCTCCGCGTCCACGTCGAATGGGTCGATGGACAGGGGTATAAACCTGTGAAACTTGAAGTATTGAAAGAAAAAGAAGTGAATCGTTAAGAGAGGGAGTTTCACATGACAGTTGGAATCATTGGAGCAATGGATGAAGAAATTGAACGGTTGAAAAGTGAAATGAACGTGACCGCAGAAAGTGAAGTAGCAGGAAGTCTGTTTATCGAAGGGGATCTGCTTGGGAAAAAAGTTGTACTCCTTAAATCCGGAATCGGAAAAGTCAATGCTGCCATGTCTACTACCATCCTTCATGAAAGGTATGATATAGAATCCGTCATCAATACGGGATCCGCAGGTGGTTTTGCTAAGGACTTGGAAGTAGGTGATGTTGTCATATCAAGCTATGTGACACACCATGATGTGGACGTCACTGCCTTTCAATACGAATATGGGCAAGTCCCGGGTATGCCTGCCATGTATCCAGCTGATGAATCCCTGATTCAAAAGGCTATGGAAGCTGTGAAAGGAACAGATACTACTGCTGCCAGGGGGCTCATCGCTACAGGTGATTCCTTTATGCAGGAACAAACAAAAGTGGACTTTGTCAGAGGTAAATTCCCCAAAATGATCGCAGCAGAAATGGAAGCGGCGGCGATTGCACAAGTATGTCATAAATACGGGACGCCCTTTGTAGTAATCCGCGCATTATCAGATATCGCAGGAAAAGAATCGTCTATTTCCTTTGAGCAGTTCCTGCCGAAAGCAGCAGAAAATGCAGCTCAAATGATTATGAAAATGGTGCGAACTCTCAATTAGCAACAATTCCCACCGAATCTTGCATCTATTTATGTTACGATGAAAAATGTGCAGGAGGTGGGATAAGGTGAAATCTACCGAATGGATGAAAAAGAAAATAATAGACTACAAACGTTTTATTATGACATTGCTGATTTTCAGCAGTTATTTATATATTGGTACATTGATCAGTATTTATGAATATCACACGAATGCTCATCTTTATCTTTACCCGGTTATCGCTTCAGCCTTGATTACTTCATTGATCATGACTATGAAGATAAGAAAATGGCAAAAGGGTACAGCCGAGGAATAAAACCACTCAGCCACTGCAATCTATAAAAAGATGGTAGTGGCTTTTTTTTAGCTCTTTTTTCCTTGTTTGCTCTGTTTATAAAACTCATGAAAAATTTTCATTAATGCTCTTTTTTCAATTCTTGAAACATAGCTTCTTGATATCCCCAGCTCTTTAGCTATTTCCCGCTGCGTCTTTTCTTCGGTCTGATTCAGGCCGTAACGGAAGATGATAACCTCTTTTTCCCTTTCATCAAGGACTGTGATAAAGTCTTTTATTTTTTCAAGTTCCATATGGAGTTGAATTTCCTCTACAATATCCGTGACATCTGCTTGAAGGATATCCAATAAATTAAGCTCATTGCCCTCCTTGTCGTGTCCGATAGGGTCTTGGAGGGAAACATCCTTATTCATCTTTTTTGTTGATCTCAGGTGCATGAGAATCTCATTTTCGATACATCTGGCTGCATAGGTGGCGAGTTTCGTTCCTTTTCCAGTGGAATAGCTCTCGATGCCTTTAATTAATCCGATGGTCCCGATAGAAATAAGGTCTTCAAAATCTTCTTTTGTATTTTCGAATTTTTTGACAATGTGAGCGACAAGTCGCAGGTTGTGCTCGATCAATTTGTTACGTGCATCGTGACTCCCTTCTTGCATCAATTGGAGCTGTTTAGCTTCTTCTTCTGAAGACAGCGGGTTAGGGAACGCTTGGTTTTTCACATAGGACATGAAAAAGAGGGACTCTTTAAAGAAATATAGGATGGAAGCGATCAGACTGCTCATGGACGCACCTCCTCATGGATTAGGCAATGGCCTACAACATACTTATGTGCCTGAGAGGCTGTCTGTGCTTGTCTGTAAATAAATATAATAGTCATATCCACAAAAAAATGCCTCCATTATTTGGAGGCATTAAAAACCGTTTATTGATCAGGTGCTTGTCTTTTTTGCTCTTCTTTCAGCACTTCTGCGTATTCATCTTTCACACTGTTCTCCCAAAGAGGCACACCACTTCGATATGCTGCTCTTGAGATCATATGGCCGGAAACAGGAGCCGTCAACAGTACGAAAAGAATTCCAAGTAACAACTTGCCACTGACGATGTCATGTTCGACATATAGGAACAAGAAGGCCCCTATCATTATACCGGCTACTCCGAGTGTGGAACTTTTTGTAGCGGCATGAAGACGTGTGTAAACATCTGGGAAACGCAGGATGCCAATCGAGCCTGAAATAAGGAAAAAAGTGCCCATCAGTAAGGACAAGCAAATGATGATGTCGAAAATTAAATTAATCCAAGTCCCGCTCAATGATAACACCCTTTTCTAAGAATTTCGCCAAGCCGACTGTCCCGATAAACAATAGAATCCCTATCAAGAGGACGACATCATTGAACTTAGTCGTAACGAGCAGGATGGCGATCAATCCTGCAAGAGCCATTAAATTTATACCTATGATATCTAATGCTACGGCCCTGTCCGGATTGGTGGGGCCGATGGTAGCACGGTATAAAAGCAATATGATTGAAATGGCGACCGCGATGATGGAAACAATGGCTGATAATTGAATCAACATCTGAGTGACATCCAGAATTTCATCCATTTAGCGAGTCACCTCCATAATTCGTTTCTCGAAAGTGTTTTTGATTTCATTTACAGACTCTTCTACGTCAGGCATGTCCATAGCGTGTATGAAGATCTTTGTATGATCCTCGCTGACAACGACGGAAAGGGTGCCAGGTGTCAATGAAATCAGATTGGCAAGTAAAGTTATTTCAAAATTGGTTTTTACGTCAATCGGCAACGCGAAAATCCCCGGCTGCATATTCATTTTTGGTTTATATACATGCTTCACGATGTCAATGTTTGAGAGAACGAGCTCCCTGATAAATAATAAAATAAGCTTGAAAAACCGCCATGCACGTTTCATATAAAATGAATCCGGTACGAACCGCTGTAAAAAGAACAGCAAAATAATACCTAAGATATATCCAACTAAGAAAGTAGTGAAGTTGTACGTTTCACTCAGAAACATCCACATGATTGCTATAACGATGTTTAATACAATTTGTAAAGGCATCAGCTTCTACTCCTTTAACACAGAATCAATGTAGATTTCCGGATCCATCAAATACTGAGCGATCGATTCGATTGTCGGAAAGAACAACTCGGCTCCGACACCTAATAGAACGGATAATGTCAACAATCCAGCTGCAGGCCAGGCCATCCGTGAACCCTTCTTCTTTCGCTCGGGAATCGGTATATCCATTTTTTCGCCCCAATAACCACGGATGAAGATGCGCATCATGGAGAATAAAATTAGTAAGCTGGAAATCAAAGCCACGATGACGATCATGATTTCCTCCTGCCCTAGACCTCCACGAATTAACTGGAGTTTCCCGATAAACCCACTGAAGGGCGGGATACCGGCTAATACGAGAGAAGCTATGAACATCAGCCACCCAAGGACAGGGTAATGATGGATCAGTCCACCCATCTTCCGCAAGTCCGATGTACCTGCGACGTAGGTCGTTGCCCCGACAAGTATGAAAAGGACCCCTTTGATAATCATGTCATGGACCAGGTAATAGATGGTTCCGCTAATGGATACTTCTGTGAAAATACCAATCCCCATCAGCATGAAACCAACTGCAGGAATAATGTTATAAGCTACGATCAGCTTAATGTTATTCGTAGATAAAGCACCGACTACACCGAAGATCATCGTAAATGCTGCCAAATAAATGAATAAGGTGTGAGTCAATGGCACCTCTTGATTAAATATCAAAGTGAACGTACGAAGTATCGAATAAACGCCTACCTTTGTAAGCAGGGCACCGAACAATGCTGATACAACCGGGTTCGGTGAAATGTATGGACGAGGCAGCCAATAGTAAAGCGGAAAAACCGCAGCTTTTGTCGCAAACACGAAAAAGAACAGGATCGCAATGGTTGTCAAGACCCCTTGTTGTTCTACCTCCTGGACACGTTGAGCAACCTGGGCCATATTGACGGTCCCTACAACTGAATAAAGAAAAGCGATAGTTGTAACGAACAACATGGAAGAAAACAAGTTGATCAGCACGTATTTAATGGATTCACGAAGCTGTGCCTTTCCATTCCCCAACACGATTAAACCATAGGAAGCCATGAGAAGGACTTCAAAGAAAACAAATAAGTTGAACAGGTCTCCTGTTAAGAAGGCGCCGCTCACACCTGATATTAAAATAAAGAAGAAACTATAGAAATAGAACGATTCTTCTTTATCAGAAAGAGATTGAGGTGCAAAGAAAACACAAGCGACTGCAATGATGTTCGTTGTCAAAACAAGCGTCATCGCAAGTAAGTCACCGACAAGGACAATCCCGAATGGTGCCGACCAGCTACCTACTTCTAAAACGATTGAACCTTCTTGCTGTACTTGAAAGAAAACCCAGCCGACAACAAGTAGATTGACAATGGCGATAAGTTTAGAAACGGTTCGGACGATGGATGTTTTTTTGTGTATGAATGCCACGAAAATGCCGGCTAATAGTGGCAATAAAATTGGTAATACTGCTAAATTACTCATAATCGTTACCCCTCAATTGTTCCATATTATCGGTACCATTGATTTTAGCTGCCCGATAAGCTAATACGAGTAGAAGACTAGTAACACCGAAACTTATGACGATCGATGTCAAAATCAAAGCTTGCGGGAGTGGGTCTGTATAATTTTCGACACCTTCCGTCAATACCGGTGGAGCGCCCGTTTTCAGTCTTCCCATCGTTAGGATGAAGAGGTGGGCCCCATGGGAAATGAGGGCCGTACCGATGATAATCCTCAATAATTGTTTTTGAAGGAGGTTATAGACACCTGTTGTGAAAAGTAGACCGGCAAGTACGGCCATGATGATTTCCATATTTTATTCCTCCCCCTTAGACTTTCTCAATCGAATCAGGGCAAAGATCGCCATCGCAGCGAGTCCTAAGACGACAATCTCGAATAATGTATCCAAGCCACGGAAATCGACAAGAATGACGTTGACGATGTTATCTCCCCCTCCAAGTTTGTAAGAGTTGTCTATGAAGTATTGGGAGATTGGATCGAAAAACTTGCTGCTATGTGATGAAATGGCGACCATCGTCATCATTGCACCGAAACCAATAGATATGATCAGGTTCAATGCTTTCGTACTCATAGGCTCATCTTTTTTCTTAAGTTTAGGTAAGTGATAAAAGACGAGTAAGAATAAAGCGACAGTTACAGTTTCCACAATCAATTGAGTGAGAGCAAGGTCAGGCGCCCGGTATAACACGAATAACATGGATAAGCCGTAACCGACGACGCCTAAAATCAAGATTGCTGCAATACGATTATTCGTCAATACGGTACCGATTGCAGCAATAACCATTGTTAAAGCTACCAGAATTTCAGGAGCAGTGATTTGAGCCACATTTGATGTATCAATTGTAAAGCCACCGGTTACTGCCATAAAAGCGAACGTAATGATAATAATCGCAGCTAATATCAAGCGCATATAACGGCCTAGTGATCCATTCATATAACCTTTTGTAATGGTGGCAGAGTAGCTTTCAATCCGATCGACAGCTCCATCGTAAACCTTGTTCATGCTGAGAACCCCCGGAACTACCCGGTATACCGGCTGCCAGATCTTTCTTGATAGGGCAAGAATCGTACCGAATACGACGACGGCCAGCGACATGATAAACGGTGGGATGAATCCGTGCCAGAAATAAATATCTTTCGGTTTTAAGCTTGCCCCGTTCACAGCATCAGCAGCATGGGCAATAAATGAACCATTAAACAAGTTCGGAAATACACCGATGATGATCACCCCTGCGACTAAGATGATCGGTGAAATAAGCATACCCCAGGGTGCTTCATGAGGTTTCTTCGGCAGCTCGTCTAATTGAGGCTTGCCGCGGAAGGTTCCGAAAAAGAAATACATCGAATAAACGAATGTGAATATGCTTCCGAATACAGCTAAATATGGAATAGCCGATTGCAGGAAACCTGAAATATCGGTGCCTGCAGATTCAAGGTGTAAAGAAGCTTCAAAGAACATCTCTTTACTATAGAAACCATTCAAGAATGGTAAAGGGACACCAGCCATTGAAAACGAAGCAAGGACAGCTAGAGTCGCTGTCATAGGCATATAAGTCATTAACCCGCCTAGTTTACGTATATCTCTTGTGCCAGCTTCGTGATCGACGATTCCTGCAATCATAAACAGACTTCCTTTGAAGGTTGCGTGGTTTAAAATATGGAAGACCGCACCAAAGAGAGCAGCTTCCGTGCCGAATCCAAGCATGGCCATGATCATACCTAACTGACTGATGGTAGAAAAGGCAAGTATACCTTTTAAGTCTGTTTGACGCACAGCCATGTAGGAGCCCCAGCATAAAGTTACAATACCGGCTGAAGATACAATGATGAAAAACCATTCATTAGCCGATAGCATAGGTGAATAGCGGGCCACTAAATAAAGACCTGCTTTTACCATTGTCGCTGAGTGCAGATAGGCACTGACAGGGGTCGGTGCTTCCATTGCGTCAGGTAACCAAATATGAAAAGGGAACTGCGCTGACTTGGTAAAAGCTCCAAGCAATAGTAAACCAAGTATTAAGGGGAAATACTCACTATTCAGGATCAGTTGCTGTTGATCAATCATTCCTTGAATACTTGTCGTATTTGTGAGCACACTCATGAAGATGAGAGCCCCTAGTAGACTCAATCCTCCGAAAACGGTGATGAGCATTGATTTCAAGGCACCATATCTGGATTCTTTTTTGTAATTCCAAAAACCGATCAACAAGAAGGAAGAGAGCGATGTAAACTCCCAGAAACTATAAAGTGCGAATATGTTATCTGATAAGACGACCCCGAGCATAGATCCCATAAAAATGAGAAAGTATACATAAAAATGTCCCAGTTGCTCCGATTTATGTAGGTAAAAAATCGAATAAAAGGCAACTAGGGCGCCAATTCCGCTAATTAGAAGTACGAATAATAAGCTTAAACCATCAAGGTGGAAGACCATATTCATATCCAATGAAGGAACCCATGAATACTCCTGCACGACGGGTTCAAACCCTGACCCTAAAAAACGGGCAAAATAAATAAAAATAACCGCAGGCACGATAGTTACAAAGAAACCTGGGTGAAGTTTATCTTTCCATTTGCTTAAGAATGGAATGAAAATAGCAATGATAAAAGGCAATAATACAGCCACCAACATGTGGAATGTTCCTCCCTTGACTTATGTTTCATCTATCTATGGATTAGGATGATCGAAATGATGTATTCACCCAATTGTAATCAAAAAGAGGGTGATTGTTCAACTGTGGCAATCCAGATAAGTCGCTGGGCAGTCACCATTTAGTCTTCCCATATAAATAAGAAGAGACACATCATTTCGAAAAATAAAAAAGTCGCAAAAAAAATCTCGTCTGCTTCTATCAGACGAGATTTTGTGTCGATTAAAGTAAATAAGTGTCATTTTTGATGTTAGTCAACCGACTTGGAAGATGTAGTCATCTATAAGATGCTGGATGGATCGTTTTTGGATTTCCCTTTTGATTTGGTCTATGAATTCTTTAGAAAGGTTGAGTTCAATGGCTTTGTGGTAAGATTGTATAAGTAGGGAATCAGATAATTGCTTCATGCCGCTGTCACACATGTGACAGTCACCTCCCGGATAATTGAAATCTATGAACGAGACAAATTTAATGTATTCTTACCTTATCATGACCTTAAATTCGCCACAATATGGAAGTTATCTACAAGAAAATGTAGATAACTTTTGGGAAAAGTTTATTAATTGAGTGATAACAAAGGTGTTACTGTGTGGAAAATGTGTATAAACTTATCCACAGCCTGTTTTTGTCAGTATTTGTCGAACGATTTTTGTTCTTTTATGAGCGAGTTTCAATTGACGAAAAGTTTGAATCAGTCTGAAAATAGGACGTTTTACAAGTTGAACTGTGTTGAGCTGCTTTCATAAATTCAGACACTTTTTGAAACATGCCGTAATTTTGTATATGATGGTGAAGGAGATTTTGCCGTTGTATGAAGAGATGGAGTGAATGAATATATGTTGAAAAAATTTCTACCAAATGAACATGTTCCCAGTGTATTTGACATTGACCCGAACGAATTGAAAGAAAAAGGGATAAAAGGAGTAATTACTGACCTAGATAATACCCTGGTTGCCTGGG
Coding sequences within:
- a CDS encoding O-methyltransferase — encoded protein: MKQEDYLQSLLSEPSKPVKDMESYAKEHSVPIMEPLGIDFLMQLLRIQRPDNILEIGTAIGYSALRMLEACPGCTITTIERDEERYKDALGNIKEWKAEAQITVLHGDALEVVDKVKSRGPFDVLFIDAAKGKYEQFFHLYTPLLTEDGVIISDNVLFKGYVADDQAATPRMAKIAGKIRDFNEWLVRNPHYHTTIIPIGDGVAITKKRPQQD
- the udk gene encoding uridine kinase; the encoded protein is MNDKPVVIGVAGGTGSGKTSVTRSIIRRFTDKTLLMLEQDYYYKDQSHLPYEERLETNYDHPLAFDNDLLIDHLEQLIEQKTVEKPVYDYKMHTRSNETIHVEPKEVIIVEGILVLEDERLRDLMDIKVFVDTDADVRIIRRMMRDINERGRTLDSVIDQYINVVRPMHLQFVEPTKRYSDIIIPEGGQNHVAIDLMATKIQTVLYEKGQTVSRENS
- the greA gene encoding transcription elongation factor GreA, whose translation is MAEEKSYYMTEEGKQKLEEELHHLKTERRKEVVERIKIARGFGDLSENSEYDAAKDEQAFVEARITQVENMIRNAVIIENDNENPDTVTLGKSVTFQELPDGDEETYKIVGSAEADPFEGKISNDSPMAQSLIGHVVGDQVKVATPGGEIDVKIVTVD
- a CDS encoding YrrS family protein, producing the protein MNEKHTSKSRANRFEKKRRSTKWLTWLIPAGSVLAVLFISVLIFGGDDQKGQAQKSEETPSVESETEEDQNNQDAGEEETQSSDSADENKEEQEEPSDKQKVSLEGFEELKPIEDEEGLKIEKSEDPNVERVVTKDWSVVATEQELSGEHRITYEEGSKDYQELLQAVRNAVGLSEDNIIYWWVGNGGGPNKAVATVSDKNETGYLRVHVEWVDGQGYKPVKLEVLKEKEVNR
- the mtnN gene encoding 5'-methylthioadenosine/S-adenosylhomocysteine nucleosidase, with the protein product MTVGIIGAMDEEIERLKSEMNVTAESEVAGSLFIEGDLLGKKVVLLKSGIGKVNAAMSTTILHERYDIESVINTGSAGGFAKDLEVGDVVISSYVTHHDVDVTAFQYEYGQVPGMPAMYPADESLIQKAMEAVKGTDTTAARGLIATGDSFMQEQTKVDFVRGKFPKMIAAEMEAAAIAQVCHKYGTPFVVIRALSDIAGKESSISFEQFLPKAAENAAQMIMKMVRTLN
- a CDS encoding YrhC family protein, producing the protein MKSTEWMKKKIIDYKRFIMTLLIFSSYLYIGTLISIYEYHTNAHLYLYPVIASALITSLIMTMKIRKWQKGTAEE
- the sigK gene encoding RNA polymerase sporulation sigma factor SigK; the protein is MSSLIASILYFFKESLFFMSYVKNQAFPNPLSSEEEAKQLQLMQEGSHDARNKLIEHNLRLVAHIVKKFENTKEDFEDLISIGTIGLIKGIESYSTGKGTKLATYAARCIENEILMHLRSTKKMNKDVSLQDPIGHDKEGNELNLLDILQADVTDIVEEIQLHMELEKIKDFITVLDEREKEVIIFRYGLNQTEEKTQREIAKELGISRSYVSRIEKRALMKIFHEFYKQSKQGKKS
- the mnhG gene encoding monovalent cation/H(+) antiporter subunit G — protein: MSGTWINLIFDIIICLSLLMGTFFLISGSIGILRFPDVYTRLHAATKSSTLGVAGIMIGAFLFLYVEHDIVSGKLLLGILFVLLTAPVSGHMISRAAYRSGVPLWENSVKDEYAEVLKEEQKRQAPDQ
- a CDS encoding monovalent cation/H+ antiporter complex subunit F, translated to MDEILDVTQMLIQLSAIVSIIAVAISIILLLYRATIGPTNPDRAVALDIIGINLMALAGLIAILLVTTKFNDVVLLIGILLFIGTVGLAKFLEKGVIIERDLD
- a CDS encoding Na+/H+ antiporter subunit E produces the protein MPLQIVLNIVIAIMWMFLSETYNFTTFLVGYILGIILLFFLQRFVPDSFYMKRAWRFFKLILLFIRELVLSNIDIVKHVYKPKMNMQPGIFALPIDVKTNFEITLLANLISLTPGTLSVVVSEDHTKIFIHAMDMPDVEESVNEIKNTFEKRIMEVTR
- a CDS encoding Na+/H+ antiporter subunit D, yielding MSNLAVLPILLPLLAGIFVAFIHKKTSIVRTVSKLIAIVNLLVVGWVFFQVQQEGSIVLEVGSWSAPFGIVLVGDLLAMTLVLTTNIIAVACVFFAPQSLSDKEESFYFYSFFFILISGVSGAFLTGDLFNLFVFFEVLLMASYGLIVLGNGKAQLRESIKYVLINLFSSMLFVTTIAFLYSVVGTVNMAQVAQRVQEVEQQGVLTTIAILFFFVFATKAAVFPLYYWLPRPYISPNPVVSALFGALLTKVGVYSILRTFTLIFNQEVPLTHTLFIYLAAFTMIFGVVGALSTNNIKLIVAYNIIPAVGFMLMGIGIFTEVSISGTIYYLVHDMIIKGVLFILVGATTYVAGTSDLRKMGGLIHHYPVLGWLMFIASLVLAGIPPFSGFIGKLQLIRGGLGQEEIMIVIVALISSLLILFSMMRIFIRGYWGEKMDIPIPERKKKGSRMAWPAAGLLTLSVLLGVGAELFFPTIESIAQYLMDPEIYIDSVLKE
- a CDS encoding Na(+)/H(+) antiporter subunit C, whose translation is MEIIMAVLAGLLFTTGVYNLLQKQLLRIIIGTALISHGAHLFILTMGRLKTGAPPVLTEGVENYTDPLPQALILTSIVISFGVTSLLLVLAYRAAKINGTDNMEQLRGNDYE
- the mbhE gene encoding hydrogen gas-evolving membrane-bound hydrogenase subunit E, which gives rise to MLVAVLLPFIIAIFIPFLSKWKDKLHPGFFVTIVPAVIFIYFARFLGSGFEPVVQEYSWVPSLDMNMVFHLDGLSLLFVLLISGIGALVAFYSIFYLHKSEQLGHFYVYFLIFMGSMLGVVLSDNIFALYSFWEFTSLSSFLLIGFWNYKKESRYGALKSMLITVFGGLSLLGALIFMSVLTNTTSIQGMIDQQQLILNSEYFPLILGLLLLGAFTKSAQFPFHIWLPDAMEAPTPVSAYLHSATMVKAGLYLVARYSPMLSANEWFFIIVSSAGIVTLCWGSYMAVRQTDLKGILAFSTISQLGMIMAMLGFGTEAALFGAVFHILNHATFKGSLFMIAGIVDHEAGTRDIRKLGGLMTYMPMTATLAVLASFSMAGVPLPFLNGFYSKEMFFEASLHLESAGTDISGFLQSAIPYLAVFGSIFTFVYSMYFFFGTFRGKPQLDELPKKPHEAPWGMLISPIILVAGVIIIGVFPNLFNGSFIAHAADAVNGASLKPKDIYFWHGFIPPFIMSLAVVVFGTILALSRKIWQPVYRVVPGVLSMNKVYDGAVDRIESYSATITKGYMNGSLGRYMRLILAAIIIITFAFMAVTGGFTIDTSNVAQITAPEILVALTMVIAAIGTVLTNNRIAAILILGVVGYGLSMLFVLYRAPDLALTQLIVETVTVALFLLVFYHLPKLKKKDEPMSTKALNLIISIGFGAMMTMVAISSHSSKFFDPISQYFIDNSYKLGGGDNIVNVILVDFRGLDTLFEIVVLGLAAMAIFALIRLRKSKGEE
- a CDS encoding sporulation histidine kinase inhibitor Sda, which codes for MCDSGMKQLSDSLLIQSYHKAIELNLSKEFIDQIKREIQKRSIQHLIDDYIFQVG